A portion of the Lolium rigidum isolate FL_2022 chromosome 1, APGP_CSIRO_Lrig_0.1, whole genome shotgun sequence genome contains these proteins:
- the LOC124683749 gene encoding senescence-specific cysteine protease SAG39-like, translated as MQVELAAPIPSFSTMASSSTHSMGLTMPFSLATVLVILSCCTQFALAAREVSTAGDDKAMRERYEKWMVENGQTYEDSAEKARRFEVFKFNAHFIDSYNAAAGPGGKSRTGLLTTNKFADLTGDEFRSTYISGRSGGAISGGINGTMPPLGSGFMYGAVRLSDMPASMDWREKGAVTQVKDQGLTCECCWAFSAAAAVEGIHQIKSGNLVSLSVQQLVDCSTGANDGCKPRDMDKAFQYIIDSGGLTTEQAYSYQGYQGTCSASGKPIAARIRGFQDVPPRNETALFLAVAHQPVSIGLDAGINSVMQFFSGTGIYGAAGEPCTEDLNHAMTIVGYGTDEHGTKYWLMKNSWGSTWADQGYVKIARDVVSNGAGICGLTMQASYPVVA; from the exons ATGCAAGTAGAGCTAGCTGCACCCATTCCTTCCTTCTCAACTATGGCCTCATCATCAACCCACTCCATGGGACTCACAATGCCATTTTCACTCGCTACCGTTCTCGTCATCCTGAGCTGCTGCACACAATTTGCGCTTGCAGCTCGCGAGGTGTCGACAGCCGGCGATGACAAGGCCATGAGGGAGAGGTACGAGAAGTGGATGGTGGAGAACGGCCAAACATATGAGGACTCCGCCGAGAAGGCCCGGCGATTCGAGGTATTCAAGTTCAACGCCCACTTCATCGACTCGTATAATGCTGCAGCAGGGCCAGGAGGCAAGAGTCGGACGGGCCTGCTGACGACCAACAAGTTTGCCGACCTAACCGGGGATGAGTTCAGGAGCACTTACATTTCTGGTCGCTCGGGAGGCGCAATCTCCGGAGGCATAAACGGTACCATGCCTCCACTCGGATCCGGATTTATGTACGGGGCCGTGAGGCTTTCGGACATGCCTGCTAGTATGGACTGGAGGGAGAAGGGCGCGGTAACTCAAGTCAAAGACCAAGGCTTGACATGTG AATGTTGCTGGGCGTTCTCTGCGGCGGCAGCTGTGGAAGGCATCCACCAAATCAAATCAGGCAACCTAGTTTCCCTGTCGGTACAGCAGCTGGTGGACTGCTCCACCGGCGCGAACGACGGTTGTAAACCCCGCGACATGGACAAGGCCTTCCAGTATATCATCGATAGTGGCGGCCTCACCACCGAGCAAGCATATAGCTACCAAGGATACCAAGGCACCTGCAGCGCATCTGGAAAACCGATCGCGGCCAGGATAAGGGGCTTCCAGGATGTTCCTCCACGGAACGAGACCGCCCTCTTCTTGGCCGTCGCACATCAGCCCGTGTCCATTGGCCTAGACGCTGGGATTAACAGCGTGATGCAATTTTTTAGTGGTACCGGAATCTACGGTGCAGCAGGTGAGCCCTGCACCGAGGACCTCAACCATGCCATGACGATCGTGGGGTACGGCACTGACGAGCACGGTACCAAGTACTGGCTAATGAAGAACTCGTGGGGAAGTACTTGGGCTGACCAGGGCTACGTGAAGATCGCCAGAGATGTGGTGTCCAACGGCGCTGGCATTTGTGGCCTTACCATGCAGGCCTCCTACCCTGTTGTTGCCTAA